The window TGGCCGCTGAATACCAGCGGAGGAAGCGGCGTCAGAAAAATGATCGCGATCAGGACCATGAGTGTGTATGCCGGATGGGGGGACGGCCGCCGCGCGCGCGTGAGCCCGTACACCGCGAGCACCAGAACGGTTGCGGACAGGATATTCAAAATAAAAGGAATGGCTTCATTGACCCCGGCTATCAGGTAGAGGAACGACAGGATGAGCGTCCAGAACAGCGAAGAAGATGATGAGGTGAATCCATATCTGGTGATCCCCCAGATCCCGTACCGGGCGAAGTTCTTTGCCATCGCCATGTGGATGTAGGGATCGTCGAGGGCATACACGAGATGCCCCTGGTTCTGCCTGAGGGATAAGAATGCGAGCACCCCTATGGCGAGCCATAGGATGAGGAGTGCGATGCCCGGCAGCCAGTGTGCGCGCAGAGAAAATCTCATAGGATTCAACCCGTCACTCGACCTCAAGCGCACGGATGTAGATCGCCTGATCGATCGCGCTCACTGCGTCGGCCGAGTTGCACGAGGAGCACCTCAGATCCTCCTCGTGCTCGCTTTCGAACTCGGTGCCGCAGTCCGCGCATCGGTAGCGGGCGGGCGATCGGATGAGTTTCAGTTTCGCGCCCTCCATGCAGGACGATTTCGCGGCGATGTCAAAGCAGGACTGGATGTGATCTTCCGTGAGGCAGCTGTACCTCCCGCACACGACCTCGATCGCCTTCACCTTTGAGAAATGATCTCTCGCGCGCTGGAGGTCTATTCGCCGGATAATTTCTTGGACGATCGACAGCTCGTGCATGTGTGACGTGACCCTCCCACGCGATGGTTCGCCGCGACGTCAGCAAATCCTCGGGAGCAGCTCTCCCTCGAGGAGCGGGACAAACCGTTTTGTGCCGATGTTCGTCCGGAGGCTGACGGGGGGGATCTGATCGGCATAGGGCGTCGCATCCACCCTTCCGATC of the Candidatus Auribacterota bacterium genome contains:
- a CDS encoding hydrogenase maturation nickel metallochaperone HypA yields the protein MHELSIVQEIIRRIDLQRARDHFSKVKAIEVVCGRYSCLTEDHIQSCFDIAAKSSCMEGAKLKLIRSPARYRCADCGTEFESEHEEDLRCSSCNSADAVSAIDQAIYIRALEVE